Proteins encoded by one window of Rhodamnia argentea isolate NSW1041297 chromosome 6, ASM2092103v1, whole genome shotgun sequence:
- the LOC115745901 gene encoding cytochrome P450 714C2-like, with translation MEYLQYSNAKALISIAVVGVIGVLLRLYNALVVKPEKLRSLLRKQGIDGPPPAFLLGNIMEIKKARSSSSSSSAAPKTPLGQPPARHDCAAALFPFFDKWRKQYGDKFLFSLGNTLIVYVNQPDVVREITTCTTLDLGKPSYQFKERGPLMGQGILTSNGPHWAHQRKILAPELYMEKVKGMINLINESTETLLKSWKNKVDAAGEVANINIDQHMRSFSGDVISRACFGSNFAKGEEIFHKLRALQEAMSKKVLSTGIPGMRYLPTKSNREAWALEKEVRSLILHVVKERTEAAYEKDLLQMLLEGAKNSDLSQEAMDRFIVDNCKNIYLAGYETTAVSATWCLMLLASSQEWQDRVRAEVLEVCGGRLPDADMIRKMKLLTMVINESLRLYSPVPVVSREALTDMKFGDLKVPEGVNVWTMVLTLHTDPEIWGPDSYSFNPARFANGITGACKLPHLYMPFGVGPRVCLGQNLAMVELKILIAQLLSNFSFALSPNYIHSPALRLVIEPEHGVELSVTKLSRD, from the exons ATGGAATATCTGCAGTACTCGAACGCAAAGGCGCTGATATCCATAGCCGTGGTGGGCGTAATAGGAGTGTTGCTGAGGCTGTACAACGCGCTGGTGGTGAAGCCGGAAAAGTTGAGGTCTTTGCTGAGGAAACAAGGCATTGACGGGCCACCCCCTGCCTTCTTGCTCGGCAACATCATGGAGATCAAGAAGGCgagatcctcctcctcctcctcctccgccgctcCCAAGACTCCGCTTGGCCAGCCCCCTGCTCGCCATGATTGTGCAGCTGCCCTCTTCCCCTTCTTCGACAAGTGGAGAAAACAATACG GAGATAAATTCTTGTTCTCGCTGGGGAACACACTGATAGTATATGTGAACCAACCAGACGTGGTTAGGGAGATTACCACCTGCACTACTTTGGACTTGGGGAAGCCCTCATACCAGTTCAAGGAGAGGGGTCCCTTGATGGGCCAAGGCATCTTAACTTCCAACGGCCCCCACTGGGCTCATCAGCGCAAGATCCTCGCTCCTGAGCTTTATATGGAGAAGGTTAAG GGGATGATAAACCTCATAAATGAGTCGACGGAGACACTGTTAAAGTCTTGGAAGAACAAAGTGGACGCAGCCGGTGAAGTAGCCAACATTAACATCGACCAGCACATGAGAAGTTTCTCCGGAGATGTCATCTCCAGAGCCTGCTTCGGCAGCAATTTCGCGAAAGGAGAAGAGATCTTCCACAAGTTGAGGGCTCTCCAAGAGGCCATGTCCAAGAAAGTTCTCTCCACTGGGATTCCTGGCATGAG ATACCTCCCCACCAAGAGTAACAGAGAAGCCTGGGCACTGGAGAAGGAGGTCCGCAGTTTGATACTGCATGTGGTGAAGGAGAGGACGGAAGCTGCATACGAGAAGGACCTTCTGCAGATGCTTCTTGAGGGCGCCAAAAACAGCGACTTGAGCCAGGAGGCCATGGACCGCTTCATTGTCGACAACTGCAAAAACATTTACTTGGCTGGGTACGAGACCACCGCGGTCTCTGCGACATGGTGCCTCATGCTGTTAGCTTCCAGCCAAGAGTGGCAAGATCGTGTGCGCGCCGAGGTTCTTGAAGTTTGTGGGGGCCGTCTTCCTGATGCGGATATGATCCGTAAGATGAAACTG CTCACAATGGTGATAAACGAGTCGCTGCGGCTATACTCCCCCGTGCCAGTGGTGTCGAGGGAGGCCTTGACGGATATGAAATTCGGGGACCTGAAAGTGCCGGAAGGGGTGAACGTGTGGACGATGGTGTTGACATTGCATACGGACCCCGAGATATGGGGGCCAGATTCCTACTCCTTCAACCCGGCCAGATTCGCCAATGGGATCACGGGAGCCTGCAAGCTGCCGCACTTGTACATGCCCTTCGGAGTGGGACCTCGCGTGTGCCTCGGGCAGAACCTGGCCATGGTGGAGCTCAAGATCCTCATCGCCCAGCTTCTCTCCAACTTCTCCTTCGCCCTCTCTCCCAACTACATCCATTCCCCTGCTCTTAGGTTGGTTATTGAACCTGAACACGGAGTCGAACTCTCCGTCACCAAGTTATCTCGAGATTGA